The following are encoded together in the Candidatus Methylomirabilota bacterium genome:
- a CDS encoding NAD(P)-dependent oxidoreductase — translation MAVLGFVGLGAMGSRMAQRLLAAKHEVVGYNRTPDKARSLVAAGLQLVPTPRAAAEAAEVVFSMVTDNTALRAVALGERGIVAGLKPDAVYVEMSTVSPAVTREIGEAVAARGAVMLDAPVSGSTITLERGQASFMVGGDPKALDRVRPYLLDIGTAVTHVGPLGLAKTMKVATNLGLAVQMLAFSEAVLLAEKSGIPRDVAVEVLFKSVVASPMVKYRGPFVVGQMPREAWFPVPMIQKDVQLALDQGRAVGVPLPTTALTQEWLTMARGLGLGDYDFGVLFDVLADLSGLPRSAKPSELP, via the coding sequence ATGGCCGTCCTGGGCTTCGTCGGGCTGGGCGCGATGGGCAGCCGCATGGCCCAGCGCCTGCTGGCCGCCAAGCACGAGGTGGTGGGCTACAACCGCACCCCGGACAAGGCCCGCAGCCTCGTCGCGGCGGGGCTCCAGCTCGTGCCCACCCCGCGTGCCGCCGCCGAGGCGGCCGAGGTCGTGTTCAGCATGGTCACCGACAACACCGCCCTGCGGGCCGTGGCGCTGGGCGAGCGCGGCATCGTGGCCGGGCTCAAGCCCGATGCCGTGTACGTCGAGATGAGCACGGTGAGTCCGGCCGTCACCCGCGAGATCGGGGAGGCGGTCGCCGCCCGCGGCGCGGTGATGCTGGACGCCCCGGTCTCCGGCAGCACCATCACGCTGGAACGGGGCCAGGCCTCGTTCATGGTCGGCGGCGACCCCAAGGCGCTGGACCGCGTGCGGCCGTACCTGCTCGACATCGGTACCGCTGTCACCCACGTCGGCCCCCTCGGGCTGGCCAAGACCATGAAGGTGGCGACCAATCTCGGGCTCGCCGTCCAGATGCTGGCCTTCAGCGAGGCGGTGTTGCTGGCCGAGAAGTCGGGAATCCCTCGGGACGTCGCGGTGGAGGTGCTGTTCAAGTCGGTGGTCGCCTCGCCGATGGTGAAGTACCGGGGCCCGTTCGTGGTGGGTCAGATGCCGCGGGAGGCGTGGTTTCCTGTCCCCATGATCCAGAAGGACGTGCAACTGGCGCTCGATCAGGGCCGCGCCGTCGGCGTGCCCCTGCCCACGACGGCCCTGACCCAGGAATGGCTCACCATGGCGCGTGGCCTGGGGCTCGGCGACTACGACTTCGGCGTCCTGTTCGACGTGCTGGCCGACCTCAGCGGCCTTCCCCGCAGCGCCAAGCCCTCCGAGCTACCCTAG
- a CDS encoding alpha/beta hydrolase — protein MPDARIQAALQHWAPRFVTQGVDYNDFVATTAGLERWDQWLPAWCQIGDMHAGLAREAEVRGRTRTAGEAWVRAALCYHFAKFVWMVDPARHRAAADRAVSSLYAAHRHLDPGAERLEVGFDGAVMVGNLRRPPAAARPPLVLLIPGLDSAKEEFFNWENVFLARGMATLTMEGPGQGETGYRTHIRHDYEVAVSAMLDAVKGRRDLDLERIGAAGVSLGGYYAPRAAAFEDRLRAVAALGGPYGFAPLWDDLPPITRETFTYHSGARDQTDARARAARLDLEGVAGRVRQPLLVVFGKLDRLIPYQHAERLAAEAPKAELVMYPDGNHVCNNIPYKYRPLVADWLREKLG, from the coding sequence ATGCCTGACGCGCGCATCCAGGCGGCGCTGCAGCACTGGGCCCCGCGCTTCGTCACCCAGGGCGTCGACTACAACGACTTCGTCGCGACGACCGCCGGGCTCGAGCGCTGGGACCAGTGGCTGCCGGCGTGGTGCCAGATCGGGGACATGCACGCCGGCCTGGCGCGGGAGGCCGAGGTCAGAGGGCGGACGCGGACGGCCGGCGAGGCCTGGGTCCGGGCTGCGCTCTGCTATCACTTCGCCAAGTTCGTGTGGATGGTCGATCCTGCGCGACACCGCGCGGCTGCCGACCGCGCCGTCTCGAGCCTCTACGCGGCCCACCGCCACCTGGACCCCGGCGCCGAGCGCCTGGAGGTCGGCTTCGACGGCGCCGTCATGGTCGGCAACCTTCGCCGCCCGCCCGCTGCCGCGCGGCCCCCTCTCGTGCTGCTGATCCCCGGGCTGGACTCGGCCAAGGAGGAGTTCTTCAACTGGGAGAACGTGTTCCTCGCCCGCGGCATGGCCACGCTCACGATGGAGGGCCCGGGCCAGGGTGAGACGGGCTACCGCACGCACATCCGTCACGACTACGAGGTCGCGGTCAGCGCCATGCTGGACGCGGTCAAGGGCCGTCGCGACCTGGACCTCGAGCGTATCGGCGCCGCCGGCGTGAGCCTGGGCGGGTACTATGCCCCGCGGGCAGCGGCGTTCGAGGACCGCTTGCGGGCGGTCGCCGCCCTGGGCGGCCCGTACGGCTTCGCGCCGCTGTGGGACGATCTGCCGCCCATCACGCGGGAGACCTTCACCTATCACTCGGGCGCCCGCGACCAGACCGACGCGCGGGCCCGGGCCGCGCGCCTGGATCTCGAGGGTGTCGCCGGCCGGGTGAGGCAGCCCCTGCTGGTGGTCTTCGGCAAGCTGGACCGGCTGATTCCCTATCAGCACGCCGAGCGCCTGGCCGCCGAGGCCCCGAAGGCGGAGCTCGTCATGTACCCGGACGGCAACCACGTCTGCAACAACATCCCGTACAAGTACCGTCCGCTCGTGGCGGACTGGCTGCGGGAGAAGCTAGGGTAG